The proteins below are encoded in one region of Pseudobacteroides sp.:
- a CDS encoding RluA family pseudouridine synthase produces the protein MEEIKLVADTADLRIDSWISEKLGDYSRTYVKKLIDNESVLVNGKKIKSNYKLKVDDEVTVFVPDPVKLDVEAEKIDMDIVYEDKDILVINKPKGMVVHPAAGNYSGTLVNGLMDYCGDDLSDINGVIRPGIVHRIDKDTSGLLVVAKNNKAHEKLTEMLKAHDIKRVYYAVVDGVIREESGKIDAPIGRHPVDRKKMAVSTKNGRHSVTYFKVLERFEDATFIEVRLETGRTHQIRVHMSYIGYPVMGDEVYGRRNKSINTDGQVLHAKILEFIHPVSGENMRFEVDLPHYFKEVLDLKQFKSL, from the coding sequence ATGGAAGAGATAAAACTTGTTGCAGATACTGCGGATTTAAGAATTGACTCATGGATAAGCGAAAAGCTGGGTGATTATTCAAGAACATATGTAAAAAAACTTATTGATAATGAATCGGTTCTCGTAAACGGTAAGAAAATCAAATCGAACTACAAACTTAAAGTAGATGATGAGGTGACGGTTTTTGTACCTGACCCTGTAAAGCTTGATGTGGAAGCTGAAAAGATTGATATGGACATAGTCTATGAGGATAAGGATATACTTGTAATAAACAAGCCAAAGGGAATGGTGGTTCATCCGGCTGCGGGGAATTATTCAGGTACCTTGGTAAATGGACTGATGGATTACTGCGGAGATGATCTATCCGATATAAACGGTGTTATACGACCAGGTATTGTTCATAGAATAGATAAGGATACTTCAGGGCTTCTGGTGGTTGCAAAAAACAACAAGGCCCATGAAAAATTGACTGAAATGTTAAAAGCTCATGACATTAAAAGGGTCTACTATGCTGTTGTGGATGGAGTAATAAGAGAGGAATCAGGTAAAATAGATGCTCCTATAGGCAGGCATCCTGTCGATAGAAAGAAGATGGCTGTGAGTACCAAGAACGGCAGGCATTCTGTTACATACTTCAAAGTGCTTGAACGTTTTGAGGATGCAACCTTTATTGAAGTCAGACTGGAGACGGGAAGAACCCATCAGATCAGGGTGCATATGTCATATATCGGTTATCCTGTTATGGGGGACGAAGTCTATGGAAGAAGAAATAAAAGCATAAATACAGACGGACAGGTTCTTCATGCCAAAATTCTTGAGTTTATACATCCTGTAAGCGGTGAAAATATGCGATTCGAGGTGGACTTGCCCCACTACTTCAAAGAGGTATTGGATCTGAAACAGTTTAAGTCATTATAG
- the pyrR gene encoding bifunctional pyr operon transcriptional regulator/uracil phosphoribosyltransferase PyrR has translation MVSKAEIMDQSSIDRAIVRISHEIIEKNKGIKDIALIGIQRRGVPLAQRIAKKIFEIEGVHVPVGILDITFYRDDLSMLAEHPLINGTQIDFPVNDKKIILIDDVLFTGRTVRAAIGAVMDIGRPKAIQLAILIDRGHRELPIRADYIGKNVPTAKSEVIHVKLEEIDKENIVIIGDLEKTIAH, from the coding sequence ATGGTCAGTAAAGCAGAAATTATGGATCAAAGCAGCATTGACAGAGCCATTGTAAGAATATCCCACGAGATCATTGAAAAAAACAAGGGTATTAAAGACATTGCCCTCATCGGCATACAAAGAAGAGGAGTGCCTCTGGCTCAAAGGATTGCCAAGAAAATCTTTGAAATTGAGGGAGTACATGTGCCGGTAGGAATACTGGATATTACTTTCTATAGAGATGATCTCAGCATGCTTGCTGAACACCCTCTGATAAATGGAACACAAATTGACTTTCCGGTAAATGATAAAAAAATTATTTTGATAGATGATGTTCTTTTTACCGGCAGGACTGTAAGAGCAGCAATCGGTGCGGTAATGGATATAGGGAGGCCAAAGGCCATTCAACTTGCAATACTTATCGACAGAGGACATAGAGAGCTTCCTATAAGGGCTGATTATATAGGTAAAAATGTTCCGACTGCAAAAAGCGAAGTTATACATGTTAAGTTGGAAGAAATAGATAAAGAAAATATTGTCATAATTGGGGATTTGGAAAAAACAATAGCACATTGA
- a CDS encoding aspartate carbamoyltransferase catalytic subunit, translating into MILKSKDLLGLKDMSAEEIEHILETAKTMKYILTTNNKKTPHLQGKSIVTLFYENSTRTRLSFELASKYMSASSANVSASSSSVSKGETLIDTAKTIDMMGTDVIILRHPMSGSPHLIAKNVEASVINAGDGMNEHPTQALLDMFTIYEKRGSLKGMKVAIIGDILHSRVARSNIWGMVKLGAEVSVAGPSTLIPMGIEKTGVKVYSTIQEALIDADVVMGLRIQLERQKKGLFPTAREYAKFFGLDTKRLKFAKKDALVLHPGPVNRGLELSTYVVDGDQSCINEQVTNGVAVRMAVLYLLTRRNSGENIN; encoded by the coding sequence ATGATTTTAAAATCCAAAGATCTTCTTGGGTTAAAGGATATGTCGGCAGAAGAGATAGAACACATACTTGAGACAGCGAAGACCATGAAGTATATTCTCACAACCAACAACAAAAAGACTCCACACCTTCAAGGAAAGTCAATTGTTACCTTGTTTTATGAGAACAGCACCAGGACTCGCCTGTCTTTTGAACTTGCTTCAAAGTATATGAGTGCCAGTTCTGCAAATGTTTCAGCTTCAAGCAGTAGCGTTTCAAAGGGAGAGACATTGATAGATACTGCAAAAACTATCGATATGATGGGGACTGATGTAATAATACTAAGACATCCCATGTCCGGTTCTCCTCACTTGATTGCCAAAAATGTAGAAGCATCGGTTATTAATGCCGGTGATGGAATGAATGAGCATCCGACTCAGGCGTTATTGGATATGTTTACAATATATGAAAAAAGAGGTAGTTTAAAAGGCATGAAGGTTGCCATAATAGGCGATATACTCCACAGCAGAGTTGCCAGAAGCAATATCTGGGGAATGGTTAAGCTTGGAGCTGAGGTGAGTGTGGCCGGTCCTTCTACACTGATACCCATGGGAATTGAGAAAACCGGAGTAAAAGTGTACAGCACAATCCAGGAGGCACTTATTGATGCTGATGTCGTTATGGGCTTGAGGATTCAGCTGGAAAGGCAAAAGAAAGGATTATTCCCCACAGCAAGGGAGTATGCCAAGTTCTTCGGACTGGATACCAAAAGGCTCAAATTTGCCAAGAAAGATGCCTTGGTGCTGCACCCGGGACCTGTAAACAGGGGCTTAGAGCTTTCAACCTATGTTGTAGACGGAGATCAGTCATGCATTAATGAGCAGGTAACTAATGGGGTTGCCGTGAGGATGGCGGTATTATACCTTTTGACAAGGAGGAATAGCGGTGAAAACATTAATTAA
- a CDS encoding dihydroorotase, with amino-acid sequence MKTLIKGGHIIDPKSGRNGVFDIIIDKGKIVDIGNDLEFTTGDIVDVAGKYVIPGLVDAHCHLREPGFEYKEDIETGTQSAAVGGFTSIACMPNTNPVIDNESIVKNIITRAKQDGFVNVYPIGAITKGQAGEELSEIGELKFAGAVAISDDGRPVKKASIMKKALQYASMFDITVISHCEDLELAEEGFMNEGYQSTIMGLKGIPSAAEEIMVARDLILAEYTNAPIHIAHVSTELSVDLIRNAKKRGVKVTCETCPHYFVLTEEACDGFNTLAKVNPPLRTQKDVDAIIEGLRDGTIDIIATDHAPHHIDEKNVEFAVAANGMVGFETALPLAITYLLKTNVLTLEQIVEKMCINPSKILGLNKGSLETGKAADIVIIDVDEDVTVDITKFKSKSKNSPFNGYKLNGAVYYTIVNGKFVVREKVLL; translated from the coding sequence GTGAAAACATTAATTAAAGGCGGACATATAATAGATCCTAAATCCGGAAGAAACGGTGTTTTTGATATCATTATAGATAAGGGGAAAATAGTTGATATAGGTAATGATTTGGAGTTCACTACCGGTGATATAGTGGATGTTGCAGGAAAATATGTTATTCCGGGGCTTGTTGATGCACACTGTCATTTAAGAGAGCCAGGATTTGAGTACAAGGAAGATATTGAAACGGGAACACAGAGTGCTGCAGTTGGAGGATTTACATCAATCGCATGCATGCCTAATACAAATCCTGTAATCGATAATGAGTCTATTGTAAAAAATATTATAACCAGAGCAAAACAGGATGGTTTTGTAAATGTCTATCCCATAGGTGCCATCACCAAGGGACAGGCAGGGGAAGAGCTTTCTGAAATAGGGGAGCTGAAGTTTGCAGGAGCTGTAGCAATATCGGATGATGGAAGGCCTGTTAAGAAAGCCTCAATTATGAAGAAGGCGTTACAGTATGCATCCATGTTTGATATAACTGTGATTTCACACTGTGAAGATCTTGAGCTTGCTGAAGAAGGTTTTATGAATGAAGGTTATCAGTCCACCATTATGGGGTTAAAGGGTATTCCTTCAGCTGCAGAAGAGATAATGGTTGCAAGGGACCTTATACTGGCTGAATACACAAATGCACCTATTCACATTGCACACGTAAGCACTGAGCTATCAGTTGATCTTATACGTAATGCTAAAAAACGTGGGGTAAAAGTGACTTGTGAAACATGCCCACATTATTTTGTTCTTACAGAAGAGGCTTGTGACGGATTTAATACACTTGCTAAGGTCAATCCGCCGTTAAGGACTCAAAAGGACGTTGACGCTATAATAGAAGGCCTCAGGGACGGTACAATAGATATAATTGCCACAGATCATGCACCTCACCACATAGATGAAAAAAATGTGGAGTTTGCTGTTGCTGCAAACGGAATGGTTGGATTTGAGACTGCTTTACCTTTAGCAATTACATATCTGTTAAAAACCAATGTGCTTACATTGGAACAGATAGTTGAAAAGATGTGTATTAACCCATCAAAGATATTAGGGCTCAATAAAGGATCCCTTGAGACAGGAAAAGCTGCTGACATAGTCATAATTGATGTTGATGAGGACGTAACGGTAGATATAACAAAGTTCAAGTCAAAGAGCAAGAACTCACCGTTTAATGGGTATAAGCTTAATGGTGCGGTTTATTATACAATTGTTAACGGCAAATTTGTCGTAAGAGAAAAGGTACTTTTATAG
- the pyrF gene encoding orotidine-5'-phosphate decarboxylase — protein sequence MFIDLLIDSIKEKDNPTVVGLDPKMDFIPQFIKQKAFKEHGVNLKGASQAIIEFNKGLIDALYDIVPAVKPQLAYYEMYGIEGLVAFNETVKYAKEKGMIVIADGKRNDIGSTAESYSAGFLGKTIISEDVTQPIFDVDALTVNPYLGVDGIKPFMDDCKKYNKGIFVLVKTSNKSSGQLQDILTDKGKSIYEIVAELVEDWGKSLRGKYGYSSVGAVVGATYPNQAKILRKAMKHAYILVPGYGAQGGTARDVAHSFNGDGLGAIVNASRSIMCAYQSETWKEQYSEDKYAEASRAEAIRMRDDINSVIKTQN from the coding sequence ATGTTTATTGATTTATTGATTGATTCTATTAAGGAGAAAGATAATCCGACTGTTGTGGGTTTGGACCCGAAGATGGATTTCATTCCTCAGTTCATAAAGCAAAAAGCCTTCAAGGAGCATGGGGTGAACTTAAAGGGAGCTTCACAGGCTATTATTGAATTCAACAAAGGCTTAATTGATGCTTTATACGATATTGTCCCGGCTGTAAAGCCCCAGCTGGCTTATTATGAAATGTATGGAATTGAAGGACTCGTTGCTTTTAATGAGACTGTTAAATACGCAAAAGAAAAAGGCATGATAGTTATCGCCGATGGAAAGCGTAATGATATTGGATCCACAGCTGAAAGCTACTCAGCAGGTTTTCTGGGCAAAACCATTATCAGCGAGGATGTTACGCAGCCCATATTCGATGTGGATGCACTTACAGTAAATCCTTATCTTGGTGTTGATGGAATTAAGCCCTTTATGGATGATTGTAAAAAATACAACAAAGGCATATTCGTCCTTGTAAAGACATCAAACAAGTCATCCGGGCAGCTTCAGGATATATTAACAGACAAGGGCAAAAGCATATATGAGATAGTAGCGGAGTTGGTTGAGGATTGGGGGAAAAGCCTCAGGGGAAAATATGGATACAGTAGTGTAGGAGCAGTAGTTGGAGCTACCTATCCCAATCAGGCCAAGATTCTTAGAAAAGCAATGAAACATGCATATATACTGGTGCCGGGATATGGAGCACAGGGCGGTACTGCAAGGGATGTTGCACATTCCTTTAACGGAGACGGACTCGGAGCTATTGTAAATGCTTCGAGAAGTATAATGTGTGCTTATCAATCTGAAACTTGGAAAGAACAGTACAGCGAAGACAAGTATGCTGAGGCGTCAAGGGCTGAGGCAATTCGCATGAGGGATGACATTAATAGTGTAATAAAAACTCAAAATTAA
- a CDS encoding carbamoyl phosphate synthase small subunit, producing the protein MKAILALEDGTIFTGKSFGVEGEVIGEIVFNTGMTGYQEVLTDPSYCGQIVTMTYPLIGNYGVNMEDIESSKPQVKGFIVRELCKTPSNWRSIETLNDYLKRHNIIGIEGIDTRALTKILRSKGTMNGIVTTDENFDFESSLEKIKSYGIKNPVYEVTTKEVLHYEGTGFKVALIDLGIKQNIVRSLLNRGCEVYVFPAWTKAEEILAIDPDGIMLSNGPGDPKDCTDVIETIKNLIGKRPIFGICLGHQLTALANNANTGRLKYGHRGCNHPVKDINKDLTYITSQNHGYTILEETLDRELMEISHRNMNDNTVEGVRYKGVPVFTVQFHPEASPGPGDTAYLFDEFMDMMKKFKE; encoded by the coding sequence ATGAAGGCAATACTTGCTTTGGAGGACGGCACAATTTTTACAGGTAAGAGCTTTGGCGTAGAAGGGGAGGTAATCGGTGAGATAGTTTTTAACACGGGAATGACAGGTTATCAGGAAGTATTGACCGACCCATCTTATTGCGGACAGATAGTTACTATGACATATCCTTTAATAGGCAACTACGGAGTAAACATGGAAGACATTGAGTCCAGCAAACCGCAGGTAAAGGGTTTCATTGTCAGAGAGCTTTGCAAAACTCCAAGCAACTGGAGATCAATTGAGACACTTAATGATTATCTTAAGAGGCACAACATAATAGGCATTGAAGGCATAGATACAAGGGCACTTACAAAGATATTAAGAAGCAAAGGGACAATGAACGGTATTGTGACAACCGATGAGAACTTTGATTTTGAAAGCAGCCTTGAGAAAATCAAATCCTATGGAATAAAGAATCCGGTTTATGAGGTTACTACAAAAGAAGTACTCCATTATGAAGGTACGGGTTTTAAGGTAGCACTTATAGATTTAGGTATAAAGCAGAATATAGTTCGTTCATTGCTAAACAGGGGTTGTGAGGTTTATGTATTTCCTGCTTGGACAAAAGCAGAAGAAATACTGGCCATAGACCCTGACGGTATAATGCTTTCAAATGGACCTGGGGATCCAAAGGACTGCACGGATGTAATAGAAACAATAAAAAATCTTATCGGCAAAAGGCCAATATTTGGAATATGTTTAGGTCATCAGCTTACTGCATTGGCTAACAATGCTAATACAGGAAGGCTCAAATACGGTCACAGAGGATGTAATCATCCGGTCAAGGATATTAATAAAGATCTGACTTATATAACTTCACAAAACCATGGCTATACAATACTGGAAGAAACTCTCGACAGAGAATTGATGGAAATAAGCCACCGGAATATGAACGATAACACCGTTGAAGGCGTAAGGTACAAAGGGGTGCCGGTATTTACAGTTCAATTCCATCCGGAGGCGTCACCAGGGCCTGGAGACACAGCATATCTTTTTGATGAGTTCATGGATATGATGAAAAAATTTAAAGAATAG
- the carB gene encoding carbamoyl-phosphate synthase large subunit, translated as MPKRQDVKKVLVIGSGPIIIGQAAEFDYAGTQACRALKEEGIEVVLVNSNPATIMTDTNIADKVYIEPLCLDVLKKIIIEEKPDSILPTLGGQTGLNLAMEIAETGFLEEHGVKLLGTATEAIKMAEDRQDFKDTMERIGEPCIASEVVTTVEAALAFADKIGYPVIVRPAYTLGGTGGGIADNVEQLTEIATNGLRLSRVTQVLIEKCIAGWKEIEYEVMRDGKGNVITVCNMENIDPVGVHTGDSIVVAPSQTLADKEYQMLRTASLKIISELGIQGGCNVQFALHPTSFEYGVIEVNPRVSRSSALASKATGYPIAKVATKIAIGYGLDEIQNAVTGKTYACFEPTLDYVVVKIPKWPFDKFVKAKRTLGTQMKATGEVMSISSSFEAALMKAIRSLELGLFTLEQEIYTKMETSVIMEKLKDINDERLFVIAEALRRNVTVEEICNITKIDEFFVCKFKKIVEMEEKLKKCTLTSLTVDMIKSAKKMGFTDTVIAKLTGCDRKDIYRRRKEIGICATYKMVDTCAAEFDAVTPYYYSTYDERCEVRESEKDKILVIGSGPIRIGQGIEFDYCSVHSVWALNEEGYETIIANNNPETVSTDFDTADRLYFEPLTYEDVENIIETEKPKGAIVQFGGQTAIKLTKALNEMGVRIYGTEPKYVDAAEDREKFDAILEEVGIPRPQGRTVFTLEEALEAANELQYPVLVRPSYVLGGQGMEIAYNDKDVEEFMEIINRVKQEHPILIDKYMMGKEIEVDAICDGEDILIPGIMEHLERAGVHSGDSISVYPTQTIDNKIKEIIIDYTRKLAKALHVVGLINIQYVLYNNTIYVIEVNPRSSRTVPYISKVTGIPMVNLATKIMMGKKLKDFKYGTGLYKEADYVSVKVPVFSFEKLHDVDISLGPEMKSTGEVLGIAKTFPEALYKGITASGIKLPKEGGGILMTVRDTDKPELAVLAAEFEKLGFELYGTGKTANMLNKQGIATNAVKKIDDGSPNILDLIQSGKISMVINTATKGRKPERDGFKIRRKSVESSIPCITSLDTAKAVVSCLKLGKGVNDMDVVNLSVFDV; from the coding sequence ATGCCAAAGAGACAAGATGTAAAGAAAGTCCTGGTTATCGGTTCAGGACCTATAATAATAGGCCAGGCAGCTGAATTTGACTACGCAGGAACTCAAGCCTGCAGGGCACTTAAGGAAGAGGGTATTGAGGTAGTTCTTGTAAATAGCAATCCTGCAACAATCATGACTGATACCAATATTGCCGACAAGGTTTATATAGAGCCGCTTTGCCTTGATGTTTTAAAAAAGATCATCATTGAAGAAAAGCCTGACAGCATCCTCCCAACACTTGGAGGACAGACCGGTCTTAACCTGGCAATGGAAATTGCTGAAACAGGTTTTTTGGAGGAACATGGAGTTAAGCTTCTTGGAACAGCTACAGAAGCTATAAAAATGGCGGAGGACAGACAGGACTTTAAGGATACAATGGAAAGGATTGGCGAGCCTTGTATTGCAAGTGAGGTTGTAACTACAGTGGAAGCTGCCTTAGCCTTTGCAGATAAAATAGGATATCCTGTAATAGTTCGTCCTGCATATACCCTTGGAGGAACAGGCGGAGGTATAGCAGATAATGTTGAACAGCTTACAGAAATTGCAACAAATGGTTTAAGGCTCTCAAGGGTTACACAGGTATTGATAGAAAAGTGTATAGCAGGCTGGAAGGAAATTGAGTATGAAGTAATGAGAGATGGCAAGGGTAATGTTATTACCGTATGTAACATGGAAAATATAGACCCAGTGGGTGTTCATACAGGGGACAGTATCGTTGTAGCTCCTTCCCAGACCCTTGCAGATAAGGAATACCAGATGCTCAGAACAGCATCGTTGAAGATAATTTCCGAGCTTGGAATACAGGGAGGCTGTAACGTTCAGTTTGCACTCCATCCGACAAGCTTTGAGTACGGCGTTATAGAGGTTAACCCAAGGGTTAGTCGTTCATCGGCACTTGCATCAAAGGCTACAGGTTATCCTATAGCAAAGGTTGCAACAAAGATTGCAATAGGCTATGGCCTTGATGAAATACAGAATGCAGTTACAGGCAAAACATACGCTTGCTTTGAGCCAACTTTGGACTATGTTGTAGTTAAGATACCCAAATGGCCTTTCGATAAGTTTGTTAAAGCAAAGAGAACATTAGGAACTCAGATGAAGGCTACAGGTGAGGTAATGTCAATAAGCAGCTCCTTTGAGGCTGCATTGATGAAGGCAATAAGGTCATTAGAGCTTGGCCTGTTTACCCTTGAACAGGAAATCTACACAAAAATGGAAACTTCCGTTATAATGGAAAAGCTTAAGGATATCAATGATGAAAGACTTTTTGTTATAGCAGAGGCTTTAAGAAGAAACGTAACTGTTGAAGAAATATGCAACATAACAAAGATAGATGAGTTTTTTGTATGCAAGTTCAAGAAGATTGTGGAGATGGAAGAGAAGCTTAAAAAGTGTACGTTGACTTCCCTTACAGTTGATATGATCAAGAGTGCAAAGAAGATGGGCTTTACGGATACTGTAATAGCAAAGCTTACAGGCTGTGACAGGAAGGATATCTATAGAAGAAGAAAAGAGATAGGCATATGTGCTACCTACAAAATGGTTGACACATGTGCTGCTGAGTTTGACGCAGTTACTCCATACTATTACTCAACCTATGATGAAAGATGCGAAGTCAGGGAATCAGAAAAGGATAAGATATTGGTTATCGGTTCAGGTCCTATAAGGATCGGTCAGGGTATTGAGTTTGACTATTGTTCGGTGCACTCTGTCTGGGCACTTAATGAGGAAGGGTATGAAACCATCATTGCCAATAACAACCCCGAAACGGTGAGTACAGACTTTGATACGGCTGACAGGCTTTACTTTGAGCCTCTTACCTATGAAGACGTAGAGAATATTATTGAGACTGAAAAGCCAAAAGGAGCTATAGTTCAGTTCGGCGGACAGACAGCAATTAAGCTCACAAAGGCACTAAACGAAATGGGCGTAAGGATATACGGAACAGAGCCCAAGTATGTAGATGCGGCTGAAGACAGGGAGAAATTTGATGCCATACTGGAAGAAGTAGGAATACCAAGGCCTCAAGGAAGAACTGTATTTACATTAGAAGAAGCATTGGAAGCGGCAAATGAGCTTCAGTATCCTGTTCTGGTTAGACCGTCCTATGTCTTAGGCGGACAGGGTATGGAAATTGCATACAACGATAAGGATGTAGAGGAGTTTATGGAGATCATAAACAGGGTTAAGCAGGAGCACCCAATCCTTATTGATAAATACATGATGGGTAAGGAGATTGAGGTTGATGCTATATGTGACGGCGAAGACATATTAATCCCTGGAATTATGGAACACCTTGAAAGGGCTGGGGTCCACTCAGGTGACAGTATTTCGGTTTATCCTACTCAGACTATAGACAACAAAATAAAGGAAATAATAATAGACTATACAAGAAAGCTTGCAAAAGCACTTCATGTTGTAGGTCTTATAAACATACAATATGTCCTTTACAATAACACAATCTATGTAATAGAGGTCAATCCGCGTTCAAGCCGTACTGTACCTTATATAAGCAAGGTTACCGGAATTCCAATGGTTAATCTGGCTACAAAGATTATGATGGGTAAAAAGCTTAAAGACTTCAAGTATGGAACAGGTTTGTACAAGGAGGCTGATTACGTTTCTGTAAAGGTTCCGGTATTCTCCTTTGAAAAGCTGCATGATGTTGATATAAGCTTAGGGCCTGAAATGAAGTCAACGGGTGAGGTTTTAGGTATTGCTAAGACTTTCCCAGAAGCACTTTATAAAGGTATAACCGCATCAGGAATCAAGCTTCCTAAAGAAGGCGGCGGTATACTTATGACAGTCCGTGATACCGACAAGCCGGAGCTTGCAGTGCTTGCAGCTGAGTTTGAGAAGCTGGGATTTGAACTTTACGGAACAGGGAAAACTGCAAACATGCTAAATAAGCAGGGTATTGCAACAAATGCGGTTAAAAAGATAGATGACGGTTCACCCAACATTCTTGATCTAATCCAGTCAGGCAAAATCTCCATGGTTATAAATACCGCAACAAAGGGAAGAAAGCCTGAGAGGGATGGATTTAAGATCAGAAGAAAGTCCGTTGAATCTTCCATACCGTGTATAACATCCTTGGATACTGCAAAGGCGGTAGTAAGCTGTCTTAAGCTTGGTAAAGGTGTAAATGATATGGATGTTGTTAATCTTAGTGTGTTTGATGTTTAA
- a CDS encoding dihydroorotate dehydrogenase electron transfer subunit: protein MSKLLNEEIVSINKIAWEIYKITIKSEYVSKNALPGQFVNIKCSEGITALLRRPISICDVDKAAGTFDVCFQIKGIGTEYLTRKTSGELLDIIAPVGNPFYISRDYKRIAVVGGGIGVFPLLYLLKENVQAERHTFLGYRNKDHVVLENEYKNASDKYYISTDDGSAGYKGLVTDLLEKELQEKGLDIIYACGPTPMIRKVIELSKKYKTKCQVSMEQRMGCGIGACLVCACKTKAQNEDGWEYSHVCKDGPVFWSDEVILD from the coding sequence ATGTCTAAATTACTTAATGAAGAGATTGTGAGCATAAATAAAATTGCCTGGGAAATTTATAAGATTACCATAAAATCGGAGTATGTCTCAAAGAATGCATTGCCGGGTCAGTTTGTAAATATCAAATGCAGTGAAGGTATAACCGCACTTCTAAGAAGGCCCATAAGTATTTGTGATGTGGACAAGGCTGCTGGGACTTTTGATGTTTGCTTTCAGATTAAGGGGATAGGAACTGAATATCTGACAAGAAAAACTTCAGGAGAGCTTTTAGATATAATTGCACCTGTGGGTAATCCATTTTACATTTCCAGGGACTATAAGAGAATTGCTGTTGTAGGCGGCGGAATAGGTGTATTTCCGCTTTTGTACCTTCTGAAGGAAAATGTTCAAGCAGAAAGGCATACTTTCCTAGGATACAGAAATAAAGACCATGTTGTGCTGGAAAATGAGTATAAAAATGCTTCGGATAAGTATTATATTTCAACTGATGATGGAAGTGCAGGCTACAAAGGACTTGTGACTGATCTTTTGGAAAAAGAGCTTCAGGAAAAGGGACTAGATATCATCTATGCGTGCGGCCCTACACCTATGATACGCAAGGTGATTGAGCTTTCAAAAAAATACAAAACAAAATGCCAGGTTTCAATGGAGCAGAGAATGGGATGCGGAATAGGAGCATGCCTTGTGTGTGCTTGCAAAACAAAGGCTCAAAATGAGGATGGCTGGGAGTATAGTCATGTATGTAAGGACGGGCCGGTTTTTTGGAGCGACGAGGTTATACTTGACTAA